In one window of Candidatus Omnitrophota bacterium DNA:
- a CDS encoding O-antigen ligase family protein: MISGVEAAGANDPTNTMTPQKLILTLDRSIFVLLCALVFWLPYSKAAIEVCVILSLILWIVKRTVPAVWSPAAPTFGRKALDALKALNPPFGFAGTAVWLFLGACVFSVLGSVYPERSWHGFVTKTLEWFVIFFLVADSCGTRRRLGILLAVFLVTSLATALDSLFQVFVSGRDIFFGNQLVDGFRATAAFNHSNSLGAYWAGAVPVIFSLLMTKSKKLWHYGLFILICILVLWSLLLTYSRGAWLATLAGMVVFAAISGKRGRVILIAGFVAVIVTGLAGNAALRKNSRVDAPMISTAIGWRANLWRDSWEMVRERPVFGHGINTFMPRYEEYVRTRPSRLSVGFQPTYAHNCYVQLTVETGLAGLVLFLGIVFQLFMKAAKTVAAATRAPSRHIIAGAAAGMAAFLMHSAVDTNFYSLQLSAFFWLMAGGLVSAIRLADTQQTR, from the coding sequence TTGATTTCGGGGGTTGAAGCGGCCGGGGCCAATGATCCCACCAACACCATGACCCCCCAAAAACTCATTCTCACCCTCGACCGCTCCATCTTTGTCCTCCTCTGCGCTCTCGTCTTCTGGCTGCCATACAGCAAGGCCGCCATCGAGGTCTGTGTGATCCTTTCCCTGATTCTTTGGATCGTCAAAAGGACAGTGCCGGCTGTCTGGTCCCCGGCGGCTCCCACGTTCGGGCGAAAAGCCCTGGACGCTTTGAAGGCCTTGAACCCGCCGTTCGGTTTTGCCGGAACGGCTGTCTGGCTTTTCCTGGGGGCCTGCGTTTTTTCGGTGCTGGGGAGTGTCTACCCTGAACGCTCCTGGCATGGCTTCGTCACCAAGACCCTGGAGTGGTTCGTGATCTTCTTCCTTGTGGCCGACTCCTGCGGAACGAGGAGACGCCTGGGTATCCTCCTGGCTGTTTTCCTGGTCACGTCCCTGGCCACGGCCCTGGACAGTTTGTTCCAGGTGTTTGTCTCCGGGCGGGACATTTTTTTTGGTAATCAGCTGGTGGACGGGTTCCGGGCCACGGCCGCCTTTAACCACTCCAACAGCCTTGGAGCGTATTGGGCGGGGGCCGTGCCCGTGATTTTTTCTCTGCTTATGACAAAAAGCAAAAAATTGTGGCATTATGGCCTTTTTATCTTAATATGTATATTAGTTTTATGGTCGTTGCTCCTGACCTATTCGCGGGGGGCCTGGCTGGCCACGCTCGCCGGGATGGTGGTTTTTGCGGCCATTTCGGGAAAACGGGGGAGGGTGATCCTCATCGCCGGTTTTGTGGCGGTCATCGTGACCGGCCTGGCGGGGAATGCGGCCCTCAGGAAGAATTCCCGCGTTGACGCGCCCATGATCAGCACCGCCATCGGCTGGCGGGCGAACCTCTGGCGGGACAGCTGGGAAATGGTCCGGGAACGTCCTGTCTTCGGCCACGGCATCAATACGTTCATGCCCCGCTACGAGGAATATGTCCGGACGCGGCCCAGCCGGTTGTCCGTCGGGTTTCAGCCGACATACGCCCATAACTGTTACGTCCAATTGACCGTCGAGACCGGTCTGGCCGGGCTGGTCCTTTTCTTGGGTATTGTGTTCCAGCTTTTCATGAAAGCCGCGAAGACCGTGGCCGCTGCAACACGCGCCCCGTCGAGGCACATCATCGCCGGCGCCGCGGCCGGCATGGCGGCGTTTCTGATGCACAGTGCCGTGGACACGAATTTCTATTCTTTGCAGCTTTCCGCCTTTTTTTGGCTGATGGCCGGGGGACTGGTCAGCGCCATTCGTCTGGCGGACACGCAACAAACACGTTAG
- a CDS encoding NAD(P)-dependent oxidoreductase has translation MANPKILITGVCGFAGRALSAELARNGYTVHGLDSASPGVQLPEGCSSFHRVDISRAFPQEGYFDFVFHLAAYNVTHVGDRSPEKYREVNVLGTEHVLSGVSSSHFVLLSTVKVYRNEGKPLAEDSPLEPQGEYEKSKLAAENLCRATLANGNLCVLRCVNIMGPGQAVKAVVPVLFDRAARGEPLEIFAPKESFLQFLSIRDLVSCCLEIVRKEGISGTFNAASPGRIRLDELAFAIRDICGSSSEVRFTGPQAEPFSEVLCENLGRALGWSPRMTIHEMLEDYYRACYPDGHPPKP, from the coding sequence ATGGCTAATCCGAAAATCCTGATCACGGGCGTCTGCGGATTTGCGGGGCGCGCTCTGTCCGCGGAGCTGGCCCGCAACGGTTATACCGTGCACGGCCTGGATTCGGCTTCGCCCGGGGTCCAGCTTCCGGAGGGATGTTCGTCGTTTCACCGCGTGGACATCAGCCGGGCCTTTCCCCAGGAGGGTTATTTTGATTTTGTTTTTCACCTCGCCGCCTACAACGTGACGCATGTCGGAGACCGCAGCCCGGAGAAATACCGCGAGGTGAACGTCCTCGGCACCGAGCACGTCCTTTCGGGGGTGTCCAGTTCGCATTTTGTCCTTTTGTCGACGGTGAAGGTCTACCGCAATGAAGGAAAGCCCCTGGCAGAGGATTCCCCGCTGGAGCCGCAGGGCGAATATGAAAAGAGCAAGCTCGCGGCGGAAAATCTTTGCCGCGCGACGCTCGCGAACGGGAATTTGTGCGTCCTGCGCTGCGTGAACATCATGGGGCCGGGGCAGGCCGTCAAGGCGGTTGTCCCGGTGTTGTTCGACAGGGCCGCGCGCGGGGAACCCCTGGAGATCTTCGCCCCCAAGGAATCGTTCCTTCAATTTTTAAGCATCCGTGACCTGGTGTCGTGCTGTCTGGAGATCGTCCGGAAAGAGGGGATCTCCGGGACGTTTAACGCGGCCTCGCCGGGCAGGATCCGACTGGATGAACTGGCCTTCGCGATCCGGGATATCTGCGGATCGTCATCGGAGGTCCGGTTCACCGGCCCGCAGGCGGAACCTTTCTCGGAGGTGCTCTGCGAAAATCTCGGCCGCGCGCTCGGCTGGAGCCCCCGCATGACGATCCACGAAATGCTGGAAGACTATTACCGCGCGTGTTACCCGGACGGCCATCCCCCAAAGCCATGA
- a CDS encoding DNRLRE domain-containing protein: protein MARGRFILALLLLGCLGLVLDNHFSRLSRLEWGTRDLPALERRTAALEAHLSRLDSAEARLSRLDAEAGLIRDHEAALKVLAYDRGLFRMLMTREVLQKEGIEVLLTGRGADEVSDVRIGSDPSHQRVNWGATPAIGTGGGDNNNRYRSLIKFSDVRSGRLQGGTILAAAMYLYQYDNAAEDDLAAKSTLNLYSVLRPWNEGGGIGYAPRPQESSWMAASDGEREWKEPGCSGAEDCGQEVLASTGPHVYGNADGWVVLPFTDAGTAFLQACFDGAASCDGFLLKSEEESLPNTFTAFRSSEFSGPSHSPFLEIFYRVPRPSGLP from the coding sequence ATGGCACGCGGACGATTTATTTTGGCGCTGTTGCTTTTAGGTTGTCTGGGTCTTGTCCTGGACAACCATTTCTCCCGTCTGTCCCGGCTTGAATGGGGAACACGGGACCTGCCGGCCCTGGAGCGCCGGACCGCGGCTCTGGAGGCGCATTTGAGCCGCCTTGATTCCGCGGAGGCGCGTCTGTCCCGGCTGGATGCCGAGGCCGGACTGATCCGGGATCACGAAGCCGCGTTAAAAGTCCTGGCGTATGACCGCGGCCTTTTCCGGATGCTGATGACCCGGGAGGTCCTTCAAAAGGAAGGCATTGAAGTTCTCCTGACGGGCCGGGGCGCTGACGAGGTGAGCGATGTCCGGATCGGGAGCGATCCCAGCCATCAGCGGGTGAATTGGGGGGCGACGCCGGCGATCGGCACGGGCGGAGGGGACAATAACAACCGGTACCGCTCGCTCATCAAGTTTTCCGATGTCCGTTCCGGGCGCCTGCAGGGAGGAACGATCCTTGCGGCGGCGATGTATCTTTATCAGTATGACAACGCGGCAGAGGACGATCTGGCGGCCAAATCGACCTTGAATCTTTACTCTGTCCTCCGGCCATGGAACGAAGGGGGCGGGATCGGTTATGCTCCCCGGCCGCAGGAGTCCAGCTGGATGGCCGCTTCCGATGGGGAAAGGGAATGGAAAGAGCCGGGATGCTCCGGCGCGGAAGATTGCGGCCAGGAGGTCCTTGCCTCGACCGGGCCGCATGTTTACGGTAACGCGGACGGATGGGTTGTCCTGCCGTTCACGGACGCGGGGACCGCGTTTCTCCAGGCCTGTTTTGACGGAGCGGCCTCTTGCGATGGTTTTCTCCTGAAATCCGAAGAGGAGTCCTTGCCCAATACATTCACGGCCTTCCGGTCTTCTGAATTTTCCGGGCCGTCCCATTCGCCTTTTCTTGAGATTTTTTACCGGGTCCCCCGTCCCTCCGGTCTTCCGTAA
- the rfbB gene encoding dTDP-glucose 4,6-dehydratase, whose translation MGKKMKYLVTGGAGFIGSNFVEYLYRHERNIEVCVLDKLTYSGNIENLRPFMGRADFEFIKGDICDEAAVRRAMAGAGVVVNFAAEAAVDRSIDDPQAFLKTDIFGVYILLQEARKLKSLKRFVQISTDEVYGHILKGSFSETSVLKPRNPYAASKLGGERLAFSFFETYRLPVVITRASNNYGPQAYPEKVIPLFITNLVDGLPVPVYGKGAQVRDWLYVEDHCRAIHLLVRRGVNGEVYNVGGGQECANLKLTKMILGHVGRDEHMIRFVKDRPGHDFRYSLNCAKLRRLGWEPRYRLKEGLKLTVDWYREHEDWWRPLKNNLDKRYVTGFWNGTKNKKGK comes from the coding sequence ATGGGAAAGAAGATGAAATATCTTGTCACCGGCGGCGCCGGATTCATCGGCAGCAATTTTGTGGAGTATCTGTACCGCCATGAGAGGAACATCGAGGTCTGCGTCCTCGACAAGCTGACTTATTCGGGGAACATCGAGAACCTCCGGCCCTTCATGGGCCGGGCGGATTTTGAGTTCATCAAGGGCGACATCTGCGACGAGGCCGCGGTCCGGAGGGCCATGGCCGGGGCCGGCGTGGTGGTCAACTTCGCGGCCGAGGCCGCGGTGGACCGGTCCATCGACGATCCGCAGGCGTTCCTGAAGACCGACATTTTCGGCGTTTATATCCTTCTGCAGGAAGCGCGCAAACTCAAAAGTTTGAAGCGGTTCGTCCAGATCTCGACGGACGAGGTGTACGGCCACATCCTGAAAGGGAGTTTTTCCGAGACCTCTGTCCTCAAGCCGCGCAATCCGTACGCCGCTTCCAAGCTCGGTGGGGAACGGCTGGCGTTCAGTTTTTTTGAGACGTACCGGCTCCCGGTGGTGATCACGCGGGCGTCCAACAATTACGGGCCGCAGGCGTATCCGGAAAAAGTGATCCCGCTGTTCATCACCAACCTGGTGGACGGCCTGCCGGTGCCGGTTTACGGCAAGGGCGCGCAGGTCCGTGACTGGCTTTACGTGGAAGACCATTGCCGGGCGATCCACCTGCTGGTCCGCCGGGGCGTGAACGGCGAGGTGTACAACGTGGGCGGCGGGCAGGAATGCGCCAACCTGAAATTGACAAAGATGATCCTTGGCCACGTCGGCAGGGACGAACACATGATCCGGTTTGTGAAAGACCGGCCCGGCCATGATTTCCGTTACAGCCTGAATTGCGCGAAACTGCGGCGGCTCGGCTGGGAACCGCGGTACCGCCTGAAGGAAGGGCTGAAACTGACCGTGGACTGGTACCGGGAGCATGAGGACTGGTGGCGTCCTCTCAAGAACAATTTAGACAAACGGTATGTGACCGGATTCTGGAACGGCACTAAGAACAAGAAGGGGAAATGA
- a CDS encoding O-antigen ligase family protein has protein sequence MTKSILRKQTPPSGPVWALPYNVLTVIGIFCYLYSLFTSNFAELHVKPAFLNFPIFIGEFLLLVCLVLTAIHVNGSPRRPGPLVLAAVLGYAGWVLVKALHGYACFGPLAFRNAALFYYPLFALICYWSYEPAFFETFMRRFLLIFLLVNLVFMKVGDYYIYPYIGLIAAILPGLKKRWIKIAVIMFLVFFILHHRLLWTGSRSHLIGIFISLLFLLSFVFWGVLPLSRRYKVVGIFTGILIVGIGMVFFMDKSALRSMTGIEQIRTQFAEHDREIAHQQAAFEAVELPVQLYNENQDNPFRLLMARGEKETANPWNSTIEETQVQQEKERLMQVVSNYFVDRVRDTTSNLYVTSADQFKSETLGLYDAQSAKSWETAEIAMRDEASTTRDKAIRDFRDKARKTADEALRSLEEESMRILARAGESLARERQFLGSELNADVQLQVESLFGQTKESLERQKDHILDSARMSFQKYFELLEKDITERFEQKLTDVVQAVRQGVDAVTLSAEEDLQTSLEKESDKNFDRFVAGLESRRKDVVLKVSLQQADRSLEVAVNNILFRLFIWRDMTREFVRENKWLTGMNFGKPQRSPSIEILGWASVEWYRDGWITPHNSFLHMIYRGGLMGFALAGGLVVVLAGLTAAFLRRKSIVGGLLVSVLIYWFMLAQTLVFLELPYTAITFWSLLGITAAYARPLTGKKTATVGA, from the coding sequence ATGACAAAATCCATCTTGAGAAAACAGACCCCGCCCTCCGGGCCGGTTTGGGCGCTTCCTTATAACGTTCTGACCGTGATCGGGATCTTTTGTTATTTGTATTCCCTGTTCACGTCCAATTTTGCCGAACTGCACGTCAAGCCGGCTTTTCTGAACTTCCCGATCTTCATCGGGGAATTCCTCCTGCTGGTCTGCCTGGTTCTCACCGCGATCCATGTGAACGGATCTCCGCGGCGCCCGGGTCCGCTTGTCCTGGCCGCGGTCCTGGGGTATGCCGGATGGGTGCTGGTCAAGGCCCTGCACGGTTACGCGTGTTTCGGACCGCTGGCGTTCCGCAATGCGGCGCTGTTTTATTATCCGCTGTTCGCCCTGATCTGCTACTGGAGCTATGAGCCGGCTTTTTTTGAGACGTTCATGAGGCGTTTTCTCCTGATTTTTCTTCTGGTGAACCTGGTGTTCATGAAGGTGGGTGATTATTACATCTACCCGTATATCGGCTTGATTGCCGCCATTTTGCCGGGTTTGAAAAAACGGTGGATAAAAATTGCGGTTATCATGTTCCTGGTTTTTTTCATCCTGCATCATCGATTGTTGTGGACAGGCAGCCGGTCTCATCTAATCGGGATTTTTATCTCCCTGTTATTCCTCCTCAGTTTCGTTTTTTGGGGGGTTTTGCCGTTATCAAGGCGGTATAAAGTGGTAGGGATTTTTACTGGGATCCTGATCGTGGGGATCGGCATGGTGTTTTTTATGGACAAGAGCGCTCTCCGCTCTATGACGGGGATTGAACAAATCCGGACGCAGTTTGCGGAACATGACCGGGAAATTGCACATCAACAGGCCGCCTTTGAGGCCGTCGAACTTCCCGTCCAGTTGTATAACGAAAATCAGGACAACCCTTTTCGTTTGCTGATGGCCCGAGGAGAGAAAGAGACGGCCAACCCGTGGAATTCAACCATTGAGGAAACGCAGGTCCAGCAAGAAAAAGAGCGGCTGATGCAGGTCGTTTCCAATTACTTTGTGGACCGGGTGCGGGATACCACTTCCAATCTTTATGTGACCAGCGCTGACCAGTTCAAGAGCGAAACCCTCGGCCTCTATGATGCCCAGAGCGCGAAGTCCTGGGAAACGGCAGAAATCGCCATGCGGGATGAGGCGAGCACTACCCGGGACAAGGCCATCCGTGATTTTCGGGACAAGGCGCGCAAGACCGCGGATGAGGCATTGCGGTCGCTGGAAGAAGAATCCATGCGAATTTTGGCCCGTGCGGGAGAATCCCTGGCGAGGGAGCGTCAATTTCTGGGATCGGAGCTCAACGCGGATGTCCAGTTGCAGGTCGAGAGCCTTTTCGGGCAGACCAAGGAATCGCTGGAACGGCAGAAGGACCATATCCTCGACTCTGCCCGGATGTCGTTTCAGAAATATTTTGAGCTTCTGGAGAAGGACATCACCGAAAGATTTGAGCAGAAATTGACCGACGTGGTTCAGGCGGTGCGGCAGGGCGTTGATGCCGTGACCCTTTCTGCTGAGGAGGATCTGCAGACATCCCTTGAGAAGGAAAGCGATAAGAATTTCGACCGTTTTGTGGCTGGGCTGGAGTCCCGGAGGAAAGATGTTGTCTTGAAAGTTTCTCTTCAGCAGGCGGACCGTTCCCTGGAGGTGGCCGTGAACAACATTCTGTTCCGGTTGTTCATCTGGCGGGACATGACACGGGAATTTGTGCGGGAGAACAAATGGCTGACAGGCATGAATTTCGGCAAGCCCCAACGCTCCCCGTCCATTGAGATCCTCGGCTGGGCGTCCGTGGAGTGGTACCGCGACGGCTGGATCACGCCGCACAATTCATTTTTGCACATGATCTACCGCGGGGGGCTGATGGGATTCGCCCTGGCCGGGGGGCTGGTCGTTGTGTTGGCGGGCTTGACCGCGGCGTTCCTCCGCCGCAAGTCCATCGTCGGCGGCCTGCTGGTGAGCGTCCTGATCTACTGGTTTATGTTGGCGCAGACCCTGGTCTTCCTGGAACTGCCCTATACGGCCATCACGTTCTGGTCTTTGCTGGGGATCACGGCCGCCTACGCCCGGCCATTGACAGGCAAGAAAACGGCCACTGTTGGCGCGTGA
- a CDS encoding WecB/TagA/CpsF family glycosyltransferase produces MNETPSGRQELESFTVLGVRIHATNLAAACRTVEEWIRTRTRTYVCVAPVSTVMDCQDDPQYREIVNNAGMTTPDGMPLVWIGRRRGHADIQRTYGPDLMLALCDMSQRTGFRHYFYGGTGESLARLAQRLMKMFPALNIAGSHAPGMLGIGERESDSVLEKINHCRPDILWVGLGSPKQDYWMSLHRERLDVPVIIGAGAAFDFHAGNKPQAPRWMQRSGLEWLFRFCCEPRRLWRRYLVGNTRFIFLLLREMACGGR; encoded by the coding sequence ATGAATGAAACCCCTTCGGGCAGGCAGGAATTGGAATCTTTTACGGTTTTGGGCGTCAGGATCCACGCGACCAATTTGGCTGCGGCCTGCCGAACCGTTGAGGAATGGATCCGGACCCGGACCCGGACGTATGTCTGTGTCGCCCCGGTGTCCACGGTCATGGACTGCCAGGATGATCCCCAATACCGGGAGATCGTCAACAACGCGGGGATGACAACACCCGACGGCATGCCTCTGGTGTGGATCGGCCGCCGGCGGGGGCACGCGGACATCCAGCGGACTTACGGCCCGGATCTGATGCTGGCGCTGTGCGACATGAGCCAGAGGACGGGGTTCCGCCATTATTTTTACGGAGGGACCGGGGAATCTCTGGCCCGGCTGGCACAGCGTTTGATGAAGATGTTCCCGGCCCTGAATATCGCCGGAAGCCACGCCCCGGGAATGCTGGGGATCGGGGAACGCGAAAGCGATTCTGTCCTGGAGAAGATCAATCATTGCCGGCCGGATATCCTCTGGGTCGGATTGGGTTCTCCCAAGCAGGATTACTGGATGTCCCTGCACCGGGAACGGCTGGACGTCCCGGTGATCATCGGCGCCGGCGCGGCGTTCGATTTTCACGCCGGGAACAAGCCGCAGGCCCCTCGGTGGATGCAACGGTCCGGGCTGGAATGGCTGTTCCGGTTTTGCTGTGAGCCCCGGCGGCTCTGGCGGAGGTATCTGGTCGGCAATACGCGTTTTATTTTTCTGCTCCTGCGGGAAATGGCCTGCGGAGGGCGATGA
- a CDS encoding sugar transferase — MVTRRRIFFIKFSYILIDIICVGAAIYLACLLRRHTLPFEVSFHNIFLTPSNPFHIVFVVWIFTILFFNNANDLYQTRREVLEGLEFLEVTKSVFYSSLATVMAVFLLKVADFPRSILILIAVFITVFLVIWRIFKRAFVEFIVARGYNNFNVLIIGTGSVGVTLVEEIRKRPGLGLRISGYLDDVHPAGSEHGGHKVLGRVADFPDIAQREFINKVFITTHHDNDAFIQLLEQANDLNVAVRVVPQGFELSKGEFFKYNIGVIPILEYCDAENLRKQAGKRLFDFIASLSLLTVLSPLLLALAVLIKLDSPGPVFYLSRRYGRGGRQFFMYKFRSMVSDADRQLSQLKDKNEVDGPIFKIRNDPRVTPFGRFLRKYSLDELPQLINVLIGEMSLVGPRPFPIAQVEKEDLRQIKRLEVRPGMTGLWQIRGRSDISFDRLIRWDIWYINNWSFWLDWNILLQTVPVVCKGRGAY; from the coding sequence ATGGTGACGCGACGGCGAATATTTTTCATCAAATTCAGCTACATCCTCATCGACATCATCTGCGTGGGCGCGGCGATTTACCTGGCCTGTCTCCTGCGCCGGCACACCCTGCCTTTTGAAGTTTCGTTCCACAATATTTTCCTGACCCCGTCCAATCCGTTCCACATTGTTTTTGTCGTCTGGATTTTCACCATCCTGTTTTTCAATAATGCCAACGACCTGTACCAGACCCGGCGCGAGGTCCTCGAAGGGCTTGAGTTCCTGGAGGTCACAAAATCCGTATTTTATTCGTCCCTGGCCACGGTCATGGCGGTTTTTCTCCTGAAGGTCGCGGATTTTCCCCGCAGCATCCTGATCCTGATCGCGGTGTTTATCACCGTCTTTCTCGTGATCTGGCGGATCTTCAAGCGGGCGTTCGTCGAATTCATCGTCGCCCGGGGGTACAACAATTTCAATGTGCTGATCATCGGCACCGGGAGTGTCGGCGTGACCCTGGTCGAGGAGATCCGGAAAAGGCCGGGGCTGGGGCTGCGGATTTCCGGATACCTGGATGACGTCCATCCGGCCGGGTCCGAGCATGGCGGGCACAAGGTCCTCGGCCGGGTCGCGGACTTTCCGGACATCGCCCAGAGGGAATTCATCAACAAGGTTTTCATCACCACGCATCACGACAACGACGCGTTCATTCAGTTGTTGGAGCAGGCCAACGACCTGAATGTCGCCGTGCGCGTGGTCCCCCAGGGGTTTGAACTCAGCAAGGGGGAATTCTTCAAATATAACATCGGCGTCATTCCGATCCTGGAGTACTGCGACGCGGAAAACCTGCGCAAACAGGCGGGCAAGCGGCTTTTCGATTTTATCGCGTCGCTGAGCCTTTTGACCGTGCTGTCCCCGCTGCTTCTCGCGCTGGCGGTCCTGATCAAGCTGGACAGCCCCGGCCCGGTTTTTTATCTGTCCCGGCGTTACGGGCGGGGAGGGCGGCAGTTTTTTATGTACAAGTTCCGCAGCATGGTCAGCGACGCGGACCGGCAGCTCTCGCAACTGAAGGACAAGAACGAAGTGGACGGCCCGATTTTCAAAATACGCAACGACCCGCGCGTCACTCCCTTTGGGCGTTTTCTGCGCAAATACAGCCTGGATGAATTGCCCCAGCTCATCAATGTCCTCATCGGGGAGATGAGCCTGGTCGGCCCCCGGCCCTTCCCGATCGCCCAGGTCGAGAAAGAGGACCTGCGCCAGATCAAGCGGCTTGAGGTCCGTCCCGGCATGACGGGCCTGTGGCAGATCCGCGGCCGCAGTGACATCTCTTTCGACCGGCTCATCCGCTGGGACATCTGGTATATCAACAACTGGTCGTTCTGGCTTGACTGGAACATCCTGCTCCAAACCGTCCCCGTTGTGTGCAAAGGGAGGGGAGCGTATTAG
- a CDS encoding sugar phosphate nucleotidyltransferase yields MRGVLLAGGSAVRLRPLTKVTNKHLLPVYKKPMIYYPLETLLKAGIRDILIVTGGEHVGDFFRLLGSGREWGARFSYEIQEGNTGTGAALLMAEDFARDEEFMVILGDNVVSEDIGRFVKEFQAEKDRYRAKILVARVKDPEKYGVVVFKGKQIVDIIEKPKRPPTNCVNTGLWMFQPEVFELLRQLKKSPRGEYEMTDVLSHYAKQGLLSHSILKSHWTDAGSFESLYNATVLMKKLEDRQMKAARRRSAHG; encoded by the coding sequence ATGAGAGGCGTTCTTCTGGCAGGCGGTTCGGCGGTGCGGCTCAGGCCGCTGACCAAGGTCACGAACAAACATTTATTGCCGGTTTATAAAAAGCCGATGATCTATTATCCCCTGGAGACCCTGCTCAAGGCGGGGATCCGGGACATCCTCATCGTCACCGGCGGGGAGCACGTCGGGGACTTCTTCCGCCTGCTGGGGTCGGGCCGGGAATGGGGCGCGCGGTTTAGTTACGAGATCCAGGAAGGCAACACCGGCACCGGCGCGGCCCTTTTGATGGCCGAAGACTTCGCGCGCGATGAGGAGTTCATGGTGATCCTCGGGGACAATGTGGTGAGCGAGGACATCGGCAGATTCGTGAAGGAGTTCCAGGCGGAAAAGGACCGCTACCGGGCCAAGATCCTGGTCGCCCGGGTGAAGGACCCGGAAAAATACGGCGTTGTCGTGTTCAAGGGAAAACAGATCGTGGACATCATTGAGAAGCCCAAGAGACCGCCGACGAATTGCGTCAACACGGGCCTCTGGATGTTCCAGCCCGAAGTGTTTGAATTGCTGCGCCAATTGAAAAAAAGCCCCCGGGGGGAATATGAGATGACGGACGTCCTGTCCCACTATGCGAAACAGGGGCTTTTGTCGCATTCGATCCTCAAGTCCCACTGGACGGACGCCGGCTCGTTTGAGTCGCTGTACAACGCGACCGTGCTCATGAAAAAGCTGGAAGACCGGCAGATGAAGGCCGCACGGAGGAGGTCCGCTCATGGCTAA
- a CDS encoding glycosyltransferase family 4 protein — protein MSKERILICGILPPPNFGHSMVYKVLMASPFVEAFDIIFFDMRFWSYSKHKKVTPDKLLKFIQYYFQFIGLILWHRPRYVLYAMSFDKMPFLKDFVFCMTAWLFFREVILHDMGQYLRELYDSCGWGMRGLIRCFMRRVTASIVLGEATRAVYKGFLPMERVFAVPGAVEDTEEIKTAPAPLKPQDPHVLYFSFLSRSKGVMTALKAIPLVLAKNPHAHFTFAGPVESPQLLGEFSAFIQENLLQDRVKYVGYVGGEAERTAYFRSADIFMFPSHRDVFGLVLLHAMAERLPAVASREGAIPEIVEDGVNGFIFPKGDHEALAAKILELTGNKPLRERMGQAGREKYLRVYTPEAYGRRMIAAFESIMTLE, from the coding sequence ATGAGTAAGGAAAGAATCCTCATCTGCGGCATTCTCCCGCCGCCGAATTTCGGCCACAGCATGGTCTACAAGGTTCTTATGGCCTCGCCGTTCGTGGAGGCGTTCGATATCATTTTTTTTGACATGCGGTTCTGGTCATACTCCAAGCACAAGAAAGTCACGCCCGACAAGCTTTTGAAATTCATCCAGTATTATTTTCAGTTCATCGGGCTCATTTTGTGGCACCGGCCGAGGTATGTGCTTTACGCGATGAGCTTTGACAAGATGCCGTTTTTGAAGGATTTTGTGTTTTGCATGACGGCCTGGCTTTTTTTCCGCGAGGTCATTTTGCACGACATGGGACAGTACCTGCGGGAGCTGTATGATTCGTGCGGGTGGGGGATGCGGGGCCTGATCCGGTGTTTCATGCGGCGCGTCACGGCCAGCATCGTCCTGGGCGAAGCCACGCGGGCTGTCTACAAAGGGTTTCTGCCGATGGAGAGGGTGTTCGCGGTGCCCGGCGCCGTCGAGGACACGGAAGAGATCAAAACGGCTCCCGCGCCGTTGAAGCCGCAGGACCCGCACGTGCTGTATTTTTCGTTTTTGAGCCGTTCCAAAGGGGTGATGACGGCGCTCAAGGCCATCCCGCTGGTGCTTGCAAAAAATCCGCACGCGCATTTCACGTTCGCCGGCCCGGTGGAGTCTCCCCAGCTGCTGGGGGAATTCAGCGCGTTTATCCAGGAGAACCTTTTGCAGGACAGGGTGAAGTACGTCGGGTATGTCGGCGGCGAGGCGGAGCGGACGGCGTATTTCCGCTCCGCGGATATTTTTATGTTCCCCTCGCACAGGGATGTTTTCGGCCTGGTCCTGCTCCACGCCATGGCCGAACGCCTGCCCGCGGTGGCCTCCCGGGAGGGCGCGATCCCCGAGATCGTGGAGGACGGTGTGAACGGGTTTATTTTTCCGAAAGGGGACCACGAAGCCCTGGCGGCAAAAATATTGGAATTGACCGGCAACAAGCCCCTGCGGGAGAGGATGGGGCAGGCCGGCCGGGAAAAATATCTGCGCGTCTACACGCCGGAGGCCTACGGCCGGCGGATGATCGCGGCGTTTGAAAGCATCATGACATTGGAGTGA